A section of the Flaviflexus equikiangi genome encodes:
- a CDS encoding head-tail connector protein: protein MAGDELNESAGSSDVDLVEQLRVNLILEHHEDDALLAELIRAATSYACSYQHLPDGHYDIAPMSASNRQGVVMLASHLYESRDGSTGGVWNDKPDAARAVWESIHRLLILDRNWKI from the coding sequence ATGGCCGGTGACGAACTAAACGAGAGTGCGGGTAGCAGCGACGTGGATTTGGTCGAACAGCTCAGAGTGAATCTGATTCTCGAGCACCACGAAGACGACGCCCTCCTCGCCGAGTTGATCCGCGCTGCCACCTCCTACGCGTGTTCCTATCAACACCTGCCCGACGGGCACTACGACATCGCGCCGATGTCAGCTTCGAACAGGCAGGGCGTGGTGATGCTGGCCTCACACCTGTATGAGTCACGTGACGGGTCAACCGGTGGGGTGTGGAACGACAAACCCGACGCCGCGCGTGCCGTGTGGGAATCCATCCATCGGCTGCTGATCCTGGATCGCAACTGGAAAATCTGA
- a CDS encoding M3 family metallopeptidase, translating into MTNPLITPSTLPYGVPDWGAIAPDHILPAAREAMAEQRRAWERIATNPEPATVENTVVAYDESNDGVNRALIPAFTLFSSIGGPELEAIQAELGPELAAHTSAFWLDRRMFERFNAVDLTDADEETIYFVTDTLKKFRLEGIDLPESEQEKIKEIDSQLSKLEILFSQRATKAMSDNSLRVEKREDLAGLSDEQIDSFRQEDGSYLLPLLNFTNQPLQVELTNPQTRRALLDASTSRGLGAHESSDTRQLVVDIARLRAERAALLGQPHHAHVVAQRGMASDSQNIIDLLTSVATQAIQAVDRERTGLLALAEGDEAGAGLQAGDWTYYQEQIRGQVAVDDAALKPYLALSNVVEKGIFFAAEKLFGISFVPRTDIPGYIESVQTWEVFDESGEPIGLFQSDFYARPGKSGGAWMNPIVNQSRRAGTKPVIMNNSNFPEPLAGQELLLTWDQVETVFHEFGHALHGLLSDTYYVSTSGTSVPRDFVELPSQLNEMWAYHPAVLANYAVHVETGDPLPADLAAKLSASKTFGQGFATTEFVASALLDQAWHRISAVDVPSSHDIEEFEKKALTDLGVFHELVPPRYRTAYFKHTFGGGYDAGYYAYMWAEVLVADIEQWFASDGSKDGDGGLNREAGNTLRHELLSRGSSRNPMESFVAVRGREPRAEALLERRGL; encoded by the coding sequence ATGACGAATCCTTTGATCACCCCGTCCACCCTTCCCTATGGTGTGCCCGATTGGGGCGCGATTGCTCCGGATCACATCCTGCCAGCCGCGCGTGAGGCGATGGCAGAACAGCGCCGCGCCTGGGAGCGCATCGCAACGAATCCTGAGCCTGCGACTGTCGAGAACACTGTTGTTGCCTACGACGAGTCGAACGATGGTGTGAACCGCGCTCTGATCCCCGCATTCACCCTGTTCTCCTCCATCGGAGGTCCCGAGCTGGAAGCGATCCAGGCGGAGCTTGGCCCGGAGCTTGCGGCGCACACCTCTGCTTTCTGGTTGGATCGCCGCATGTTCGAGCGCTTCAACGCTGTCGATCTCACAGATGCTGACGAAGAAACGATCTACTTCGTGACCGATACGCTCAAGAAGTTCCGCCTCGAGGGCATTGACCTGCCTGAGAGTGAGCAGGAGAAGATCAAGGAGATCGACTCCCAGCTGTCGAAGCTGGAGATTCTGTTCAGCCAGCGCGCCACGAAGGCCATGAGCGACAACTCCCTGAGGGTTGAGAAGCGAGAAGATCTTGCCGGTCTCAGCGATGAGCAGATCGACAGCTTCCGCCAGGAGGATGGCTCCTATCTTCTGCCACTGCTCAACTTCACGAATCAGCCCCTCCAGGTCGAACTGACGAATCCGCAGACGCGGCGCGCACTCCTCGACGCATCGACAAGTCGTGGTCTTGGTGCACACGAATCGTCGGATACTCGCCAGCTCGTTGTCGATATCGCCCGTCTTCGGGCGGAGCGCGCAGCGCTCCTCGGTCAGCCCCACCACGCACATGTCGTTGCCCAGCGCGGGATGGCATCTGACTCGCAGAACATTATTGATCTCCTCACCTCTGTCGCCACGCAGGCCATCCAGGCCGTTGACCGCGAGCGCACGGGCCTTCTCGCTCTCGCCGAGGGTGACGAAGCGGGGGCTGGTTTGCAGGCCGGGGACTGGACGTATTACCAGGAGCAGATTCGCGGGCAGGTCGCTGTCGACGATGCTGCTCTCAAGCCATATCTGGCACTGTCCAATGTTGTCGAGAAGGGTATTTTCTTCGCGGCAGAGAAGCTCTTCGGGATCAGCTTTGTCCCCCGCACCGATATCCCCGGCTACATCGAGTCGGTTCAGACCTGGGAGGTCTTCGACGAATCTGGGGAGCCGATCGGCCTGTTCCAGTCTGACTTCTATGCCAGGCCCGGCAAGTCCGGCGGTGCCTGGATGAATCCCATCGTGAACCAGTCTCGCCGAGCTGGCACGAAGCCTGTCATCATGAACAACTCGAACTTCCCTGAGCCCCTTGCCGGCCAGGAGCTGCTCCTCACGTGGGATCAGGTCGAGACCGTGTTCCACGAGTTCGGGCACGCCCTTCATGGCCTGCTTTCCGATACGTACTACGTGTCCACCTCCGGCACGTCGGTTCCCCGGGACTTCGTGGAGCTTCCGAGCCAGCTCAACGAAATGTGGGCCTACCATCCGGCTGTTCTTGCGAACTATGCCGTGCACGTCGAGACCGGAGATCCGCTGCCTGCCGATCTTGCAGCCAAGCTCTCGGCCTCGAAGACCTTCGGGCAGGGTTTCGCGACGACAGAGTTCGTTGCCTCTGCCCTCCTCGACCAGGCATGGCACCGGATCAGCGCGGTCGATGTCCCCTCATCACATGACATTGAGGAGTTCGAGAAGAAGGCACTCACTGACTTGGGCGTGTTTCACGAGCTGGTTCCGCCCCGTTACCGCACCGCCTACTTCAAGCACACCTTCGGGGGCGGCTACGATGCTGGCTATTACGCCTACATGTGGGCCGAAGTTCTCGTGGCCGATATCGAGCAGTGGTTCGCTTCCGACGGCTCGAAAGATGGTGATGGTGGCCTGAACCGCGAAGCGGGCAACACGCTGCGCCACGAGCTTCTGTCACGCGGTTCCTCCCGCAACCCGATGGAATCTTTTGTTGCTGTGCGCGGTCGGGAGCCTCGCGCTGAGGCTCTCCTCGAACGACGCGGGCTCTAA
- a CDS encoding IS3 family transposase (programmed frameshift) has product MPRKYDPELKQRAVRMVSEALPDHPTRTAAVRHVADLLGVGAEALRTWHRQAEVDQGKRPGVTTDLAAENKRLERENAELRKANEVLKAASIFFAKGTRPATDEMIAFIDTYRDRFGVEFLCATLRGAVRGFITSRGYRAAKSRPPSARQLKDELLIPEIQRLHEEHYSVYGRRKMHALLKRQGWDIGRDQTHRLMKLADVEGVRRSKKAFTTIPDSGLALPGDLVERRFVADRPNQLWVCDITYVATWSGFAYVSFIIDVFARRIAGWNVASTLKADVLPLQALEMAAWQNDGDLDGVIHHSDHGSNYMSLVYTSRVNELGAKPSTGTVGDSFDNAMAESVNALYKAELIRQRGPWKTVEEVELATLEYVWWWNNKRLHGELGYRSPLEVETAYYTEQESRLTPVR; this is encoded by the exons ATGCCCAGAAAGTATGACCCCGAACTGAAGCAGCGTGCGGTGCGGATGGTTTCCGAGGCTCTTCCCGATCACCCCACTCGCACAGCCGCGGTCCGTCATGTCGCGGACCTGCTCGGGGTAGGCGCAGAGGCCCTGCGAACCTGGCACCGGCAGGCCGAAGTCGACCAAGGTAAAAGGCCCGGCGTGACGACCGACTTAGCCGCAGAGAATAAACGACTGGAGCGTGAGAACGCTGAGCTGCGCAAGGCTAACGAGGTGCTTAAAGCTGCGAGTATATTTTTCGCGA AAGGAACTCGACCGGCCACGGACGAAATGATCGCTTTCATCGATACTTATCGTGATCGTTTCGGAGTTGAGTTCCTCTGCGCCACGCTTCGTGGGGCAGTCCGTGGATTTATCACCTCCCGTGGATACCGTGCCGCGAAGAGCCGGCCCCCGTCAGCCCGTCAGCTGAAAGACGAGCTGCTGATTCCAGAGATCCAGCGCCTGCACGAAGAGCATTACAGCGTCTACGGACGCCGCAAGATGCATGCGCTCCTGAAACGACAGGGCTGGGACATCGGCCGCGATCAGACTCACAGGCTCATGAAACTCGCCGACGTTGAAGGTGTTCGCAGGTCGAAGAAGGCTTTCACCACGATCCCTGATTCCGGCTTAGCGCTGCCCGGGGACCTGGTGGAGCGCCGGTTTGTTGCTGACCGACCTAACCAATTGTGGGTCTGCGACATCACCTATGTCGCCACCTGGTCCGGGTTCGCCTACGTCTCTTTCATCATCGACGTCTTCGCTCGTCGTATCGCCGGCTGGAATGTTGCCTCGACATTGAAAGCTGACGTGCTGCCACTGCAAGCTTTGGAGATGGCTGCCTGGCAAAACGACGGTGACCTTGATGGAGTGATCCATCATAGCGATCACGGCTCGAACTACATGTCCCTGGTCTACACCAGCAGGGTCAATGAACTCGGCGCCAAGCCCTCTACCGGGACCGTCGGCGATAGTTTTGACAACGCGATGGCTGAATCGGTTAATGCTCTCTACAAGGCCGAACTGATTCGTCAGCGCGGGCCGTGGAAGACCGTGGAAGAAGTTGAGCTGGCAACCCTGGAATACGTGTGGTGGTGGAACAACAAACGCCTCCACGGTGAACTTGGCTACCGCAGCCCGCTCGAGGTCGAGACCGCCTACTACACTGAACAAGAATCCCGCCTGACACCAGTCCGGTGA
- a CDS encoding AAA domain-containing protein has product MRDPFVPSGDTTVLEQSYGLLQYLSAVAREIGPKPVRDVNQHDFTLWPDEVGDHSAITIGPAGGGQCWLEVRRVAQPAPATIPDSLRPFLRHEDSLSSPLVPPVIDEEALREYVAAELRAQFGEGGDEDRSSREQALTEEVTADFEEWRESWNRWAEDVRPAYMARELYSRLYDLHIRSEAESATHEVVWGHIVLSCRAGGERIVAPLFTTPVSVQIHPTTGALRIEPEQALSMELDALEGVGFVGLDRLVGIQGELRDNPRNLWSDTERYEIRQQLVAPLGVDATLVDSPARIEPESFPRINDGWVLFKRKRALRQERFYDELAQKIQKESFVPEALASVVSDEESVDRTLEALGFDVRRDDGTAERLLMPLPANQEQERIARQLAHSRGVTVQGPPGTGKSHTIVNLVSHLVAQGKRVLVTAENEQALSVLRDKIPEELRDLSIAVLGSTPAAMEDLRSAVQSMQDSLSSLDERRETRRIDELAGHVDALRETLQRIDADLVEALLSEQRVYSLPGGPKRARKVASWLSANRDKTVIADPVPSDAGPFPLSMDEFADFIAAVESISSDDTEASVKILPEGEWLPSSEELAQSLARQSDLASKVTALEENGLRVEALDDLSLDAVRQLLSEVRTYSDMLRDLSGAWEERFAQAIRESHAAVSWVLENNSAVLEKLGAVDTWAKSLAGREVTVPAGNPAMHLQLLGQWQERLAIGKKIPLFGAKDLKEFAAHVHVDGYPVTTVEQLDLVRAKIHVDSLLRETRVLMEQAYSQLAIPVPDLDASFRFHAENAAQRIIRIAALWREDYVAMTEKLSPLVTLHDPAKDSETLGRVADLLTGAAARLEERELDAELAALKARVRGAALEADASPLWHKLSAALDMGRVDQWAEALEETQRLLGIRSRVLSIQDCRERISKAGAPLWAAAIVQSGASSHIVGEPADVGLAWELAKARTWLTELHGLFDVDSLMKKSHEASRDLQSSIVELANRSARVALKNNMKDVQRRALETWMTAVKKVGKGTGKNAARYQAAAREALPEAMGAVPIWIMPIYRVMENFDPRVSELFDVVVVDESSQADLLTLGVLALGKKAVVVGDDKQTTPERVGTKVDRIASLQDLHLKDLRSTEAKLLTLDESLYSISSRAFPSTIALKEHFRCVPEIINFSNRYYNHGVLPLREVGVPEIGEPLRAVKVEGAISELNGSSRINRDEAKAVAHRIAECVKDPAYDGLTFGVVTMMSGRQSDVLQSLIRDAIGDEEFEKRRLRVGNPPLFQGDERNVMFISMVAHDNSFAATTQRYSQWVNVAASRAQDQLWVFYSMDPATLNHHDERRALIEYVQGHSKREDRKELFELTESKFEGDILVDLLSRGLTVQPQHKVGSYRIDFVVELSRGNRLAIECDGDAFHGPDRWDDDVRRQRVLERLGWTFWRIRASEYYLDREKSLVPLWELLDEMKERAEQAEAINRARQQAREQAQLAALRAELAEGVRVPDESAESSDEDIVAMPEDENGLISTSPEAPPVSDDHRQQHGAWERAGELSDQVFGSMLIAPNSVPTPTPSEAAGNAKPHEAQDAIKATEEIPASTTRDDISAELDEESPRSVVSSDDSTTTSSLENQASKSKEDEEPKETRSSRRALRVTRRPGIPPQTIPRVSEAFDTEQSGNAGSHSAVFTTVESLDAREIDRICLRGEPYHLDLGGEIIDGASGRTLSEVIGERRASEVSKVMREVRHFGGRFRVDDKLRLVTTHNRRPVYLGTLHPDYWFPKT; this is encoded by the coding sequence ATGCGCGATCCGTTTGTCCCTTCGGGTGATACGACTGTTCTCGAGCAGAGCTATGGCTTGCTCCAATATCTGTCGGCGGTGGCGAGGGAAATCGGGCCCAAACCTGTCCGCGATGTCAATCAACACGACTTCACGCTCTGGCCAGATGAGGTGGGGGACCACTCTGCCATTACGATCGGGCCTGCCGGTGGTGGCCAGTGCTGGCTCGAAGTGCGCCGAGTAGCGCAGCCAGCACCTGCCACCATCCCCGACTCCCTCCGCCCCTTCCTCCGTCACGAGGATTCGCTCTCGTCGCCGCTCGTCCCGCCGGTGATCGATGAAGAGGCGCTGCGTGAGTATGTTGCGGCAGAGCTCCGTGCCCAGTTCGGAGAAGGCGGCGATGAGGATCGCTCGTCTCGCGAGCAGGCGCTGACCGAGGAAGTCACGGCCGATTTCGAAGAGTGGAGGGAGTCGTGGAACCGGTGGGCGGAAGACGTGCGCCCCGCCTATATGGCACGAGAGCTCTACTCCAGGCTCTACGATCTCCACATTCGTTCCGAGGCTGAATCGGCCACCCATGAGGTTGTCTGGGGGCACATCGTTCTCTCCTGCAGGGCGGGCGGAGAGAGGATCGTCGCACCCCTGTTCACAACCCCCGTCTCGGTCCAGATCCATCCGACAACTGGCGCCTTGCGGATCGAGCCGGAGCAGGCACTGTCAATGGAACTCGACGCTCTCGAGGGCGTCGGCTTCGTCGGACTCGACCGCCTGGTCGGGATCCAGGGCGAACTGCGGGACAATCCCCGGAACCTGTGGTCGGACACGGAACGATACGAGATCCGGCAACAGCTTGTTGCGCCTCTCGGTGTCGATGCCACCCTCGTCGATTCACCGGCACGCATCGAACCTGAATCATTCCCGCGGATCAATGACGGATGGGTACTGTTCAAGCGCAAGCGTGCACTGCGGCAGGAACGGTTCTACGACGAGCTGGCCCAGAAGATCCAGAAGGAATCCTTCGTGCCCGAGGCACTGGCCTCAGTCGTGTCCGATGAGGAGAGCGTCGATCGGACGCTCGAGGCCCTCGGGTTCGATGTTCGGCGCGACGATGGGACGGCAGAGCGCCTTCTCATGCCGCTGCCGGCGAACCAGGAGCAGGAGCGCATCGCCCGCCAACTTGCACATTCTCGCGGAGTCACGGTCCAGGGACCCCCTGGCACCGGCAAATCCCATACGATCGTCAACCTCGTGTCCCATCTTGTCGCGCAGGGCAAGCGCGTTCTCGTCACGGCGGAGAATGAGCAGGCGCTGTCCGTGCTCCGCGACAAGATCCCCGAAGAGCTGAGGGACCTCTCCATCGCCGTTCTCGGCTCAACCCCGGCTGCGATGGAGGATCTTCGCAGTGCGGTCCAGTCGATGCAGGACTCCCTCTCGTCCCTTGACGAGAGGCGCGAGACTCGCCGTATCGATGAACTCGCCGGACACGTCGACGCCTTGCGTGAAACCCTCCAGAGAATCGATGCGGATCTCGTCGAGGCACTGCTCAGCGAACAGCGGGTATATTCGTTGCCGGGCGGCCCGAAGAGAGCACGCAAAGTCGCATCCTGGCTCTCGGCGAACCGCGACAAGACCGTGATCGCCGATCCTGTCCCGTCCGATGCTGGGCCGTTCCCGCTGTCGATGGACGAGTTCGCGGACTTCATTGCCGCGGTGGAGTCGATCTCGTCGGACGATACTGAGGCGTCCGTCAAGATCCTGCCCGAGGGTGAATGGCTTCCTTCGAGCGAGGAGCTGGCCCAAAGCTTGGCACGCCAGAGCGACCTCGCATCGAAAGTCACCGCCCTCGAGGAGAACGGTCTTCGGGTCGAGGCTCTCGACGATCTGAGCCTAGACGCCGTGCGGCAGCTTCTGTCGGAAGTGCGAACATACTCCGACATGCTTCGAGACCTGTCGGGCGCGTGGGAAGAGCGCTTCGCGCAGGCGATACGGGAGTCTCATGCGGCGGTTTCCTGGGTTCTGGAGAACAACAGCGCCGTGCTGGAGAAGCTCGGGGCTGTCGATACGTGGGCGAAGTCGCTGGCAGGCCGCGAGGTGACTGTCCCGGCGGGAAATCCTGCCATGCACCTGCAGCTGCTGGGGCAGTGGCAGGAGCGTCTCGCCATCGGGAAGAAGATTCCTCTCTTCGGTGCGAAAGACTTGAAGGAGTTCGCCGCTCACGTCCATGTTGACGGATATCCCGTGACGACGGTCGAACAGCTCGATCTCGTGCGGGCAAAGATCCATGTCGATTCCCTGCTTCGCGAGACGAGAGTCCTCATGGAACAGGCCTATTCACAGCTCGCCATTCCTGTCCCGGATCTTGATGCGAGCTTCCGCTTCCATGCCGAGAACGCGGCGCAGCGGATCATTCGCATCGCCGCGCTGTGGCGCGAGGACTACGTGGCGATGACCGAGAAGCTGTCGCCGTTGGTGACACTCCACGATCCGGCGAAGGATTCGGAGACGCTCGGACGCGTCGCCGACCTGCTGACCGGTGCGGCCGCTCGCCTGGAAGAGCGGGAACTGGATGCGGAACTAGCCGCACTCAAGGCTCGAGTACGCGGAGCCGCCCTCGAGGCGGATGCGTCTCCTCTCTGGCACAAGCTCTCCGCAGCCCTCGACATGGGACGCGTCGATCAGTGGGCTGAAGCCCTCGAGGAGACTCAGCGTCTGCTCGGAATCCGCTCACGCGTGCTTTCCATCCAGGACTGTCGGGAACGAATCTCGAAGGCCGGTGCACCCCTGTGGGCGGCCGCCATTGTCCAATCCGGTGCCAGCTCCCACATTGTCGGCGAACCGGCGGATGTCGGGCTGGCGTGGGAGCTTGCGAAGGCGCGCACGTGGTTGACAGAACTCCATGGCCTGTTCGATGTCGACTCGCTCATGAAGAAGTCCCACGAAGCCTCGCGCGATCTCCAATCGTCCATCGTCGAGCTCGCAAACAGGTCTGCCCGTGTCGCGCTCAAGAACAACATGAAGGATGTTCAGCGGCGTGCGTTGGAAACCTGGATGACGGCCGTGAAGAAGGTCGGGAAGGGCACGGGGAAGAACGCGGCACGATACCAAGCCGCGGCCCGTGAGGCGCTCCCGGAAGCCATGGGAGCGGTGCCGATCTGGATCATGCCGATCTATCGAGTGATGGAGAACTTCGACCCGCGAGTCTCGGAGCTCTTCGACGTTGTCGTCGTCGATGAATCATCCCAGGCTGATCTTCTGACACTCGGAGTCTTGGCACTCGGGAAGAAGGCTGTTGTCGTCGGCGACGATAAGCAGACCACCCCGGAAAGGGTGGGCACGAAGGTTGACCGGATCGCGTCCCTCCAAGACCTTCACCTCAAGGACCTGCGCTCCACCGAGGCGAAGCTGTTGACCCTCGACGAATCGCTCTACTCGATCTCCAGCAGAGCCTTTCCCTCCACGATCGCTTTGAAAGAGCACTTCCGCTGCGTGCCGGAGATCATCAACTTCTCCAACCGGTACTACAACCATGGTGTCCTGCCGCTGCGAGAAGTGGGTGTCCCCGAAATCGGAGAACCCCTCCGGGCCGTCAAGGTCGAGGGCGCGATCTCCGAACTGAATGGCAGTAGCCGCATCAATCGTGATGAGGCGAAAGCCGTCGCTCATCGCATCGCCGAATGCGTGAAGGATCCGGCCTACGACGGCCTCACCTTCGGTGTGGTGACGATGATGAGCGGGCGTCAATCGGACGTTCTGCAGAGCTTGATCCGAGATGCTATCGGAGATGAAGAGTTCGAGAAGCGCCGCCTGAGGGTCGGCAATCCGCCCCTGTTCCAGGGCGATGAGCGCAACGTCATGTTTATCTCGATGGTCGCCCACGACAACTCGTTTGCGGCGACGACCCAGCGTTATTCGCAGTGGGTCAATGTTGCGGCCTCGCGTGCTCAGGATCAGCTGTGGGTGTTCTACAGCATGGACCCGGCCACACTCAATCATCACGATGAGCGGAGGGCGCTGATCGAATACGTGCAGGGCCACTCGAAGAGGGAAGATCGCAAAGAACTTTTCGAGTTGACGGAATCGAAGTTCGAGGGCGACATCCTCGTCGATCTCTTGAGCCGCGGACTTACCGTCCAACCGCAGCACAAGGTCGGCAGCTACCGGATCGATTTCGTTGTCGAACTCAGCAGGGGCAACCGCCTGGCGATCGAGTGCGACGGGGACGCGTTCCACGGCCCAGACAGGTGGGATGATGACGTACGCCGGCAGCGCGTACTCGAACGCCTGGGCTGGACCTTCTGGAGAATCCGTGCCTCGGAATACTATCTCGACCGGGAGAAGAGCCTCGTTCCCCTGTGGGAGCTCCTGGACGAGATGAAGGAGCGTGCAGAACAGGCCGAAGCGATCAATCGAGCCCGGCAGCAGGCACGGGAGCAGGCTCAGCTGGCCGCCCTGCGGGCCGAGTTGGCTGAGGGCGTCCGCGTGCCTGACGAGAGCGCAGAGTCCAGCGACGAGGACATTGTCGCAATGCCAGAGGATGAGAATGGGCTGATAAGCACGTCTCCTGAGGCGCCTCCAGTGTCGGACGATCATCGCCAACAGCATGGCGCTTGGGAGAGAGCTGGAGAGCTCTCAGACCAGGTGTTCGGCTCAATGCTTATTGCACCGAACAGTGTGCCGACACCGACACCGTCCGAGGCGGCAGGTAACGCGAAACCGCATGAGGCTCAGGATGCTATCAAAGCGACCGAGGAGATTCCGGCCTCGACCACACGGGACGATATCTCAGCCGAGCTTGATGAAGAGAGCCCCCGCTCGGTTGTGAGCAGCGATGATTCGACGACCACTTCTTCTCTAGAGAATCAGGCTTCGAAGTCGAAGGAGGACGAGGAGCCGAAAGAGACTCGATCATCTCGCAGAGCCTTGCGGGTGACGCGCCGACCAGGCATCCCTCCCCAGACGATTCCCCGTGTCAGTGAAGCGTTCGATACGGAGCAGAGTGGCAACGCGGGTTCGCACAGCGCGGTCTTCACGACAGTCGAATCGCTGGACGCTAGAGAAATCGACAGGATTTGCCTGCGCGGCGAACCATACCATCTCGACCTGGGCGGCGAGATCATCGATGGTGCATCAGGGCGCACATTGTCTGAGGTGATCGGGGAGAGACGAGCGAGCGAAGTCAGCAAGGTGATGAGGGAGGTCCGACACTTCGGCGGACGTTTCAGAGTCGATGACAAGCTGCGCCTGGTGACAACACACAACAGGAGACCCGTCTATCTCGGAACCCTCCATCCAGATTATTGGTTCCCGAAAACCTGA
- a CDS encoding head-tail adaptor protein, producing MSFGNLRHRVQIVLPEMTTDDAGFEQGTDRVIAAPRASIELRHATAAWVNRAAYTKATALFRIRIIPGTEITTAMEINCHLGRFVIDSLEVLHDRYIEILAHHHAPEGETHGQGNNQPADNFP from the coding sequence ATGTCGTTTGGGAACCTCCGCCACAGGGTGCAGATTGTGCTGCCCGAGATGACGACGGATGATGCCGGGTTCGAGCAGGGCACCGACCGCGTCATCGCCGCACCTCGTGCCTCTATCGAGCTGCGGCACGCAACTGCCGCGTGGGTGAACCGCGCAGCCTATACGAAAGCCACCGCACTTTTTCGAATCCGCATTATCCCCGGCACCGAAATAACCACTGCGATGGAGATCAACTGCCATCTGGGCAGGTTCGTCATCGACTCCCTCGAAGTGCTCCACGACCGCTACATCGAGATACTCGCTCACCACCACGCCCCGGAAGGAGAAACACATGGCCAAGGCAACAATCAACCTGCCGACAACTTTCCTTGA
- a CDS encoding IS3 family transposase (programmed frameshift), producing the protein MPIKYSEEFKRDAVALVESGIAQKTVCRDLGISRTALPSWVRDARFKAHGMAPSKDPDEQREMRAALKRIRELEMENEVLRRAAAYLSQVHINAPKIVFPLVREMAAAGARVRVPAAVVCRVLGFSEQAYYQWLKQPVSAREVEEQHLIGVLGELHIDDHEGGYRVLADDLHDLGYEVSERRVWRLCNIAGIQSVIATRKRRYRQAGAPVGDDLVERDFTANGIDEKWLTDITEHWTGEGKLYLCALKDVCSNRIVGYAIDKRMKASLAVRALENALMQRGFPQGVIVHSDRGSQFRSRKFQKALNRHGLRGSMGRVGACGDNAAMESFFSLLQKNVLDRRPWRTRQELRLAIVAWIEGKYHRKRRQRRLGKLTPVEFEAIMMDVVGLAA; encoded by the exons ATGCCGATCAAGTACAGCGAGGAGTTCAAGCGTGACGCTGTCGCGCTGGTGGAGTCCGGTATCGCGCAGAAAACCGTGTGTAGGGACCTCGGGATATCGAGGACCGCGCTGCCGTCCTGGGTGCGGGACGCGAGGTTCAAGGCTCACGGAATGGCGCCCTCGAAGGACCCTGACGAGCAGCGTGAGATGCGGGCTGCCTTGAAGCGGATCCGTGAGCTCGAGATGGAGAACGAGGTCCTCAGGCGCGCGGCAGCGTACCTGTCTCAGGTGCACATCA ACGCCCCCAAAATAGTGTTCCCGCTCGTCCGTGAGATGGCTGCGGCAGGTGCCCGTGTTCGGGTGCCTGCCGCGGTGGTGTGCCGGGTATTGGGGTTCAGTGAGCAGGCCTATTACCAGTGGTTGAAACAGCCTGTCTCTGCTCGTGAGGTCGAAGAACAGCACTTGATCGGGGTGCTGGGAGAACTGCATATTGATGACCACGAAGGTGGGTATCGGGTTCTCGCTGATGACCTCCACGACCTCGGCTACGAGGTCTCGGAGCGGCGAGTATGGCGGCTGTGCAACATTGCGGGCATCCAGTCGGTCATTGCGACGCGCAAGCGCCGCTACAGGCAGGCTGGTGCGCCAGTAGGGGATGATCTCGTGGAGCGTGATTTCACCGCGAATGGGATTGACGAGAAGTGGTTGACAGACATTACCGAGCATTGGACCGGTGAGGGCAAGCTCTACCTCTGTGCGTTGAAGGACGTGTGTTCGAACCGGATCGTGGGGTATGCGATTGACAAGCGGATGAAGGCGTCATTGGCGGTTCGGGCGCTTGAGAACGCACTCATGCAGCGCGGCTTCCCGCAGGGCGTGATCGTGCATAGCGATAGAGGGAGCCAGTTCCGAAGCCGGAAATTCCAGAAGGCCCTGAATCGGCACGGGCTGCGGGGCTCGATGGGGCGTGTGGGTGCGTGCGGAGATAACGCGGCCATGGAATCATTCTTCTCGCTGCTACAGAAGAATGTCCTCGACCGACGCCCGTGGCGGACCCGGCAGGAGCTGCGCCTCGCGATCGTGGCGTGGATCGAGGGAAAGTATCACCGCAAGCGCAGGCAGCGAAGGCTTGGGAAGCTGACACCGGTCGAATTCGAGGCCATAATGATGGATGTCGTCGGTCTGGCGGCATAA
- a CDS encoding excalibur calcium-binding domain-containing protein: MITVAPIADEDTAPAPVPTPEPTPAPAPTPAPAPVAPTDVYYANCTEARAAGVTPLYEGDPGYRTGMDGDKDGIACE, from the coding sequence ATGATCACAGTCGCCCCGATAGCCGACGAGGACACGGCACCTGCCCCCGTTCCCACACCGGAGCCGACTCCAGCGCCGGCGCCGACTCCAGCCCCCGCACCGGTGGCCCCAACCGATGTGTATTACGCGAACTGTACGGAAGCCCGTGCCGCAGGCGTGACACCCCTCTATGAGGGAGATCCCGGCTACCGGACGGGGATGGACGGGGATAAAGACGGAATAGCCTGCGAATAG